Proteins co-encoded in one Spiroplasma gladiatoris genomic window:
- a CDS encoding glucose-6-phosphate isomerase, translating to MIKINFSNSKIEKDIKEFDQNKIKKIDEMIVNKTGKGSDFLGWVDWPINFDKEEYQKMKEVAKKLRDEIEVLLVIGIGGSYLGARAADEMIRGLFPNDKVKLIYIGNTISSTYIHQVVEFLKDKEFGIANISKSGTTTEPGIAFRVFEKLLVDSKSKEIAKQRIVAVTDKAKGALKELATSEGYQTFTIPDDIGGRFSVFTPVGIFPLLVAGIDTDKLFEGSKQAYEDLKDINNSAYQYAVARYILNTKKGYKAETLVSYELQMQMFNEWWKQLFGESEGKDGVGLFPSSCVFSTDLHSLGQFIQEGTKNVLFETIIDIKKPSNDLKVPENKENLDGLNYLTKNSFHEINQTALKGVIDAHANSGDVPNIVIEFESMDAKMFGYAIYWFMKAVAMSGYLLDINPFNQPGVEIYKQNMFKLLKKPGY from the coding sequence ATGATAAAAATTAATTTTTCAAATTCAAAAATTGAAAAAGATATAAAAGAGTTTGATCAAAATAAAATTAAAAAAATTGATGAAATGATTGTAAATAAAACAGGAAAAGGTAGTGACTTTTTAGGATGAGTTGATTGACCAATTAACTTTGATAAAGAAGAATATCAAAAAATGAAAGAAGTAGCAAAAAAATTACGTGATGAAATTGAAGTATTATTAGTAATTGGTATTGGTGGAAGTTATTTAGGAGCAAGAGCAGCTGATGAAATGATCAGAGGGTTATTTCCAAATGACAAAGTTAAACTAATCTATATAGGAAACACAATTAGCTCTACTTATATTCATCAAGTAGTTGAATTCTTAAAAGATAAAGAATTTGGTATTGCAAACATTTCAAAATCAGGAACCACTACTGAACCTGGAATCGCATTTAGAGTATTTGAAAAATTACTTGTTGATAGTAAGTCAAAAGAAATAGCAAAACAAAGAATTGTTGCAGTTACAGATAAAGCAAAAGGTGCTTTAAAAGAATTAGCAACTTCAGAAGGATATCAAACATTTACAATTCCAGATGATATTGGAGGAAGATTTAGCGTGTTTACACCTGTTGGAATTTTTCCGTTATTAGTGGCTGGAATTGATACAGATAAATTGTTTGAAGGTTCTAAACAAGCATATGAAGATTTAAAAGATATTAATAACAGTGCCTATCAATATGCTGTTGCAAGATACATATTGAACACTAAAAAAGGTTATAAAGCAGAAACACTTGTAAGTTATGAATTGCAAATGCAAATGTTTAATGAATGATGAAAACAATTGTTTGGTGAATCAGAAGGAAAAGATGGGGTTGGTTTATTTCCATCTAGTTGTGTATTTTCAACAGATTTACACTCACTTGGTCAATTTATTCAAGAAGGAACAAAAAATGTTTTATTTGAAACAATTATTGATATTAAAAAACCATCAAATGATTTAAAAGTTCCTGAAAATAAAGAAAATTTAGACGGATTAAATTATTTAACTAAAAACTCGTTTCATGAGATTAATCAAACTGCTTTAAAAGGAGTAATTGATGCTCATGCAAATTCTGGAGATGTGCCAAATATAGTTATTGAGTTTGAATCAATGGATGCTAAAATGTTTGGTTATGCCATATATTGGTTTATGAAAGCTGTTGCTATGAGCGGTTATTTATTGGATATAAATCCATTTAATCAACCAGGAGTAGAAATTTATAAACAAAATATGTTTAAATTATTAAAAAAACCAGGATATTAA
- a CDS encoding S1 RNA-binding domain-containing protein: MEKGQKVKAKITSIVNYGAFCEVTDESSIVKGLIHISEFSDYFVGDISQFVNIGDEVDVEVIDIIKDKNQVKLSYKRIRPELLKENESKIKETGEGFDNLKNIVADTE; encoded by the coding sequence ATGGAAAAAGGACAAAAAGTTAAAGCAAAGATAACAAGTATTGTTAACTATGGTGCCTTTTGTGAAGTTACAGACGAGTCAAGTATAGTAAAAGGATTGATACATATTTCTGAATTTTCAGATTACTTTGTTGGTGATATTTCACAATTTGTAAATATTGGTGATGAAGTTGATGTTGAAGTAATTGATATTATAAAAGATAAAAATCAAGTGAAATTAAGTTATAAACGTATTAGACCAGAACTTTTAAAAGAAAATGAATCTAAAATAAAAGAGACTGGTGAAGGTTTTGATAACTTAAAAAATATAGTAGCAGATACAGAATAG
- a CDS encoding NifU family protein, giving the protein MTNENLEQKVKDVIEQLKMYVRQDGGDMEFVALKDKIVYIRLLGNCVGCGLTNLTYKEGVESILFEEFPYDINGVELVL; this is encoded by the coding sequence TTGACAAATGAAAATTTAGAACAAAAAGTAAAAGATGTGATTGAACAATTAAAAATGTATGTTCGCCAAGATGGAGGAGATATGGAGTTTGTTGCATTAAAAGACAAAATTGTTTATATAAGATTACTTGGAAATTGTGTTGGGTGTGGTTTGACCAATCTCACTTATAAAGAAGGAGTAGAAAGTATTTTATTTGAAGAGTTTCCTTATGATATTAATGGTGTAGAATTAGTTTTATAA
- a CDS encoding lipoprotein, with translation MKKIISLLSVLSIITTSSSSLVACEGFEEFYNSKKYYVNFEYGQTKSEESQKITNYIQTDSKFFLDKGSIFNIQSSEEKVASFKGSKIITIDDIDQSVAPNWENISNKNISALKELIETIFKLTDEEGSEKPSKLFENILKKVSSSELIYGYERSYPVASQEQVNKIKFDDLTYDLVSLDNEYIINYYIKYQSVEKAEDGTYFWKQNTFGKSQEEKFSIKSLGGEKHFYQFNTSVSGESIITITSPTYNVAKYRLRYIKDDKDEEIIFKPVLNNI, from the coding sequence ATGAAAAAAATAATTTCATTGTTAAGTGTATTGTCGATAATAACAACAAGCTCATCATCTTTAGTAGCTTGTGAAGGTTTTGAAGAATTTTATAATTCAAAAAAATACTATGTTAATTTTGAGTATGGTCAAACTAAATCAGAAGAATCACAAAAAATAACAAATTATATTCAAACAGATAGTAAATTCTTTTTGGATAAAGGATCAATTTTCAACATTCAATCATCAGAAGAAAAAGTAGCATCATTTAAAGGCAGCAAAATTATCACAATTGATGATATTGACCAAAGTGTTGCACCAAACTGAGAGAACATAAGTAACAAAAATATAAGCGCTTTAAAAGAACTTATAGAAACAATATTTAAATTAACAGATGAAGAGGGTAGTGAAAAACCAAGTAAATTATTTGAAAATATTCTAAAAAAAGTAAGTTCTTCTGAATTAATTTATGGTTATGAAAGAAGTTATCCAGTCGCTTCTCAAGAACAAGTAAATAAAATAAAATTTGATGATTTAACTTACGATTTAGTTAGTTTAGACAATGAATACATAATCAATTATTACATAAAATACCAATCTGTAGAAAAAGCTGAAGACGGTACTTATTTTTGAAAACAAAATACTTTTGGTAAAAGTCAAGAAGAAAAATTTTCAATTAAATCACTTGGTGGAGAAAAACATTTTTATCAATTTAACACAAGTGTTAGTGGCGAATCAATCATCACAATTACCTCGCCAACTTATAATGTTGCAAAATATCGTCTAAGATACATTAAAGATGATAAAGATGAAGAAATTATTTTTAAACCAGTATTAAATAATATATAA
- a CDS encoding J domain-containing protein: protein MQNNEFLNYNLSFLDNFNWKSSLITFIIVLIGIGVVLLLLTIYINKKKLINKNDHKDKKTTDIDKILILTKENKEEWFKILKKNNRLYLFSYEDFTSHPWYKKSFKEEYNILYNYKEVGDTKKVNEIWELRKALLKDFKYFNDFKIYYNIFSEELEQNENKIYLLLNELKQKKIKNWKETPETKSEEVIEIDRTLDPYSVLGVDSQMSIEEIKEIYYELSSIYKDKENMQAKIKYQQLGWAVDEIEKKLKNK, encoded by the coding sequence ATGCAAAATAACGAGTTTTTAAACTATAATTTAAGTTTTTTAGATAACTTTAATTGAAAATCTTCATTAATAACTTTTATAATTGTGTTGATAGGAATTGGTGTTGTATTACTTTTGTTAACAATATATATTAATAAAAAAAAGTTAATAAATAAAAATGATCATAAAGATAAAAAAACAACGGATATAGATAAAATTTTAATTTTAACAAAAGAAAATAAAGAAGAATGATTTAAAATTCTTAAAAAAAACAACCGTTTATATTTATTTAGTTATGAAGATTTTACAAGTCATCCTTGATACAAAAAAAGTTTTAAAGAAGAGTATAACATTTTATACAACTACAAAGAAGTTGGCGATACAAAAAAAGTTAATGAAATTTGAGAACTTAGAAAAGCCTTACTAAAAGATTTTAAATATTTTAATGATTTTAAAATTTATTATAATATTTTTAGCGAAGAACTTGAGCAAAATGAAAATAAAATTTATTTATTATTAAATGAATTGAAACAAAAAAAGATTAAAAACTGAAAAGAAACACCAGAAACAAAAAGCGAAGAAGTAATTGAAATCGACAGAACTTTAGATCCATATTCTGTTTTAGGTGTTGATTCTCAAATGAGCATTGAAGAAATTAAAGAAATTTATTACGAGTTATCTTCAATTTACAAAGATAAAGAAAATATGCAAGCAAAAATTAAATATCAACAATTAGGTTGAGCTGTTGATGAGATTGAAAAAAAACTAAAAAATAAATAA
- the sufB gene encoding Fe-S cluster assembly protein SufB, giving the protein MKKLKQEKDIHEISKYKYGFNEGELSSFKVEKGLNEEIVTQISKLKEEPEWMLNFRLESLKNFNKRPQPNFGPDLSFIDFQDYYYYTRGTDNVVNDWEELPDNIKKTYDRLGIPEAEKNFFMGINAQWDAAPVYEQLQDDLTKKGVIFTDCDSALKKYPELFKKYFSKLVSNNDNKYAALNSAVWSGGTFIYVPKGVKVERPLQAYFRINYQKSGQFERTLIIVEDDAELLYVEGCTAPIYSSNNLHAAIVEIFVGKRSHVRYTTVQNWSDNVLNLVTKRSIVEEDGRMEWVDGNIGSKINMKYPCCILKGDRSQGDTISIAVAKKGVYQDAGSKMIHLGKETKSKIISKSITFQGGTANYRGLAHIGPEAKFSKARVECDTLILDNQSHSDTIPQNKVYNNQSQIEHEATVSKVSEEQLFYLMSRGIDETQALELIVMGFLEPFTKELPLEYAVELNQLIKMDMEGSVG; this is encoded by the coding sequence ATGAAAAAATTAAAACAAGAAAAAGATATCCATGAAATAAGCAAGTATAAATATGGCTTTAACGAAGGGGAGTTATCATCTTTTAAAGTTGAAAAAGGTTTAAATGAAGAAATCGTAACTCAAATTTCTAAATTAAAAGAAGAACCTGAATGAATGTTAAATTTTAGATTGGAAAGTTTAAAAAATTTTAACAAAAGACCACAACCTAACTTCGGACCGGATTTAAGTTTTATTGATTTTCAAGATTATTACTACTACACAAGAGGTACAGATAATGTTGTAAATGATTGAGAAGAATTACCAGATAATATTAAAAAAACTTATGATCGTTTAGGAATTCCAGAAGCTGAAAAAAACTTTTTTATGGGAATTAACGCTCAATGAGATGCAGCCCCAGTTTATGAACAACTTCAAGATGACTTAACAAAAAAAGGAGTTATTTTTACAGATTGTGATTCTGCTTTAAAAAAATATCCTGAATTATTTAAAAAGTATTTTTCAAAATTAGTCTCAAACAATGACAATAAATATGCAGCTTTAAATAGTGCTGTATGATCTGGAGGAACTTTTATATATGTTCCAAAAGGAGTTAAAGTAGAAAGACCATTACAAGCATATTTTAGAATTAATTATCAAAAATCTGGTCAATTTGAAAGAACTTTAATTATTGTTGAAGACGATGCTGAATTACTTTATGTTGAAGGTTGTACTGCGCCCATATATTCAAGTAACAACTTACATGCAGCAATAGTTGAAATATTTGTTGGAAAAAGAAGTCATGTTAGATATACAACAGTACAAAACTGAAGTGATAATGTATTAAACTTAGTTACTAAAAGAAGTATTGTTGAAGAAGATGGAAGAATGGAATGGGTTGATGGAAATATTGGTTCAAAAATCAACATGAAATATCCTTGTTGTATTTTAAAAGGCGATAGATCTCAAGGAGATACTATTTCAATTGCAGTTGCTAAAAAAGGTGTTTATCAAGATGCTGGAAGTAAAATGATTCATTTAGGAAAAGAGACTAAATCTAAAATTATTTCTAAATCAATTACCTTTCAAGGAGGAACAGCAAATTATCGCGGCTTAGCTCATATTGGTCCTGAAGCAAAGTTTTCGAAAGCTAGAGTTGAATGTGACACTTTAATTTTAGATAATCAAAGTCATTCAGATACAATTCCGCAAAACAAAGTTTATAATAATCAATCTCAAATCGAACATGAAGCAACTGTTTCAAAAGTTAGTGAAGAACAATTATTTTATTTAATGAGTCGAGGAATTGATGAAACTCAAGCCTTAGAATTAATTGTTATGGGATTTTTAGAACCATTTACAAAAGAATTACCTTTAGAATATGCGGTGGAATTAAACCAATTAATAAAAATGGATATGGAAGGTTCTGTTGGATAA
- the sufU gene encoding Fe-S cluster assembly sulfur transfer protein SufU — MIDKNDKILLRSIIMEHFVNPENKGLVEEKSAIVKYQDSSTCADSIDVQIDYQNDSIKSAKFDGVGCVISIAAIDILCSQLTGKSKEEGLAILKNYHNMITGKEYQEQNLDELIIFHQIYQQGNRINCALLGADGLKTILESEIN; from the coding sequence ATGATAGATAAAAATGACAAAATATTATTAAGATCAATTATTATGGAACATTTTGTAAATCCAGAAAATAAAGGACTAGTAGAAGAAAAAAGTGCCATTGTAAAGTATCAAGATTCTTCAACTTGTGCTGACTCTATTGATGTGCAAATAGATTATCAAAATGATTCTATAAAAAGCGCTAAGTTTGATGGAGTAGGATGTGTAATTAGTATTGCAGCAATTGATATTCTTTGTTCTCAACTTACTGGCAAATCAAAAGAAGAAGGTTTAGCAATTTTAAAAAACTATCATAATATGATTACTGGAAAAGAATATCAAGAACAAAACTTAGATGAATTAATTATTTTTCATCAAATTTATCAACAAGGTAATCGAATAAATTGTGCACTATTAGGAGCTGATGGTTTAAAAACAATTTTAGAAAGTGAAATAAATTAA
- a CDS encoding aminotransferase class V-fold PLP-dependent enzyme translates to MNYKNLFPYFDLNPNDIYFDSAATTLKPKVVLDAEYEYNVKIGANSHNNLFKNAYIANQVLEEARRTCAKFINENNSEQIIFTSGTTHSLNQIVSGLKKHFKENDEVVLTELEHSSNLLPWKVLEKENKINLKYFNLNDNGSINIDKLKNSLSTKTKLVSFASNSNTMGTFNDIQKISKIIKAFNNEIIIIVDCAQSVSHHKIDVKQWNVDFIAFSAHKMYGPFGLGVLWGKKNLLELLEPIFYGGGNNSLISHNEFRLAKLPMRLEAGTLNLSAIYGFKTAIEFIENLTYLKINEHLQNLKNYFIDNLDEIEINKFNFYNLNNNEPIILFNLKNVNAQDFGSFLNKKYNILVRVGKHCARLSNEFLKEESTIRISFGIYNTIEDIKKLIIALKDADSWIEEIL, encoded by the coding sequence ATGAATTACAAAAATCTTTTTCCTTATTTTGACTTAAACCCAAATGATATATATTTTGATTCTGCAGCAACTACTTTAAAACCAAAAGTAGTTTTAGATGCAGAATATGAATATAATGTTAAAATTGGTGCTAATTCACACAATAACTTGTTCAAAAATGCGTACATTGCAAATCAAGTTTTAGAAGAAGCTAGAAGGACTTGTGCAAAATTTATTAATGAAAATAATAGCGAACAAATAATTTTTACAAGCGGAACAACACATTCTTTAAATCAAATCGTAAGCGGGTTAAAAAAACATTTTAAAGAAAACGATGAAGTAGTTTTAACTGAGTTAGAACACTCTTCAAATTTGTTACCTTGAAAAGTTTTAGAGAAAGAAAATAAAATAAATTTAAAATATTTTAATTTAAATGATAATGGTTCGATTAATATTGATAAACTAAAAAACTCTTTGTCTACAAAAACTAAATTAGTATCTTTTGCATCAAATTCAAACACAATGGGAACTTTTAATGATATTCAAAAAATTAGTAAAATAATAAAAGCTTTTAACAATGAAATAATTATTATTGTTGATTGCGCTCAAAGTGTTAGTCATCATAAAATTGATGTAAAACAATGAAATGTTGATTTTATTGCTTTTTCTGCTCACAAAATGTATGGACCATTTGGTTTGGGAGTTTTATGGGGTAAAAAAAATTTATTAGAATTATTAGAACCAATTTTTTATGGAGGAGGCAATAATTCGCTAATTTCTCATAATGAATTTAGATTAGCAAAACTACCAATGCGTTTAGAAGCGGGGACTTTAAATTTAAGTGCAATTTATGGTTTTAAAACTGCTATTGAATTTATAGAAAACTTAACTTATTTAAAAATAAATGAACATTTGCAAAACTTAAAAAACTATTTTATAGATAACTTAGATGAGATTGAAATAAATAAATTTAATTTTTATAATTTAAATAACAATGAACCAATTATTTTGTTTAATTTAAAAAACGTTAACGCACAAGATTTTGGCTCTTTTTTAAATAAAAAATATAACATTTTAGTTCGTGTAGGAAAGCATTGTGCAAGATTATCAAATGAGTTTTTAAAAGAAGAATCAACAATAAGAATAAGCTTTGGAATTTACAACACAATAGAAGATATTAAAAAATTAATTATTGCTTTAAAAGATGCAGATAGTTGAATAGAAGAAATTTTATAA
- a CDS encoding SufB/SufD family protein, protein MINFSNENIINFFDSQQNLYEFKNDAKNIMIFGNINSDLSINISKNLNIDLTILFLQSSNLEEKTFNITFNVESYSSLNLKIANFANFNCNDNITVKLLSENSNVNIYSSTILNENLNKNSIVKVDHISRNTLSNIKLYEILKGHSKGFIRCISDIKNKSSNSEAHQELRLLVLDEHAKANSDPVLLIDENDIVASHANAIGMLDQDQMFYLLSRGLKKSVAEELIVNGFFEPIFIEIEDEQIVKQLKEMLKGML, encoded by the coding sequence ATGATTAACTTTTCTAACGAAAATATTATTAATTTTTTTGATAGTCAACAAAATCTTTATGAATTTAAAAATGATGCAAAAAATATTATGATTTTTGGAAATATAAATAGTGATTTAAGTATTAACATTTCTAAAAACTTAAATATTGATTTAACAATATTGTTTTTACAGTCAAGTAATTTAGAAGAAAAAACTTTCAACATTACCTTTAATGTTGAAAGTTACTCAAGTTTAAATTTAAAAATAGCAAATTTTGCAAATTTTAATTGTAATGATAATATTACTGTTAAATTATTAAGTGAAAACAGCAATGTTAATATCTATAGTTCTACAATTTTAAACGAAAATTTAAATAAAAATTCAATTGTGAAAGTAGATCATATATCTAGAAACACACTTTCAAATATAAAACTTTATGAAATATTAAAAGGTCATTCAAAAGGATTTATTAGATGTATAAGCGATATAAAAAATAAATCAAGTAATAGTGAAGCTCATCAAGAGTTAAGATTATTAGTGTTAGACGAGCATGCAAAAGCAAATTCAGATCCAGTTTTATTAATTGATGAAAATGATATTGTCGCAAGTCACGCAAATGCAATTGGAATGTTAGATCAAGACCAAATGTTTTACTTACTTTCAAGAGGTTTAAAAAAATCTGTTGCAGAAGAACTGATAGTAAATGGATTTTTTGAACCAATTTTTATAGAAATTGAAGATGAACAAATTGTAAAACAGCTTAAAGAAATGCTAAAAGGAATGCTTTAA
- the sufC gene encoding Fe-S cluster assembly ATPase SufC, whose protein sequence is MHIIEIKNLHVKIEDKEILKGIDLIVKSGEIHALMGPNGNGKSTLLMAIMGHPKYEITKGDILIDNKSILDLSVDQRSKAGIFLAMQNPQTIPGVSNLEYLKYVVNAHNDEKQKLKDIMTDIRLKAKDLDFDLSMLKRFVNDGFSGGEKKKNEILQMKMLNPLFCLIDEIDSGLDVDALEVVSNNLNTLDFSKLGMIIVSHYDRFFKKVKPTHAHVIIDGKIIKSGGSEIVDKINSQGYNWVKELI, encoded by the coding sequence ATGCATATAATTGAAATAAAAAATCTACATGTAAAAATTGAAGATAAAGAAATTTTAAAAGGAATAGATTTAATTGTAAAATCAGGAGAAATTCACGCTTTAATGGGTCCGAATGGTAATGGTAAATCAACTTTACTTATGGCGATAATGGGTCATCCAAAGTATGAAATTACAAAAGGAGATATTTTAATTGATAATAAAAGCATTTTAGATTTAAGTGTTGATCAAAGAAGTAAAGCGGGTATATTTTTAGCAATGCAAAATCCACAAACAATTCCAGGTGTAAGTAACTTAGAATATTTAAAATATGTTGTTAATGCTCACAATGATGAAAAGCAAAAATTAAAAGATATAATGACAGATATAAGATTGAAAGCAAAAGACTTAGATTTTGATTTAAGTATGTTAAAAAGATTTGTTAATGATGGATTTTCTGGTGGAGAGAAGAAAAAAAATGAAATTTTACAAATGAAAATGTTAAACCCTTTATTTTGTTTAATTGATGAAATTGATTCTGGACTTGATGTTGATGCTCTTGAAGTTGTATCAAATAACTTAAATACATTAGATTTTTCAAAATTAGGAATGATAATTGTTTCTCATTATGATCGTTTCTTCAAAAAAGTAAAACCAACTCATGCCCATGTAATAATTGATGGAAAAATTATTAAAAGTGGAGGAAGCGAAATTGTTGATAAAATAAATTCTCAAGGATACAACTGAGTTAAGGAGTTGATTTAA
- a CDS encoding lipoprotein, protein MKKLLTLLGSLTLVTSAANAAIACGTYDIKKDGNSVIAKFLKSLNGKAELDASDVLWDLISSSGPSNRETFLIEMLQLMNVSLLANSNTYFGKDGTLKLDESNPVYNKGLADTLIYRWDSLNKAVDQQITREKESYKVKHGKKWEDKWKDMLYEKYTVYQNKKKEMDQDFLEKKYKANILLTDTNNNATKAILDVLLNTDSYGVTWVSVQTVKNKFDKLNDVKNDANKFNAVFDADKKAISQIQNSTKTKTSEWIKYDDSLTADQAKAIISGIEKSKIVCDVPEDIDQWVATSSSTRKGMLSNSQIYFLEKFYQVKAPLAISEITVPFATNGKFDDGISYEDFKGDNNTNAIDLSKLLMSLQTGGNTFWTEAARNSSKLNTGSMKKYDKLLTLKSTDFSDSLKSVVYDYVLGTTVKGGITELKFEDGEYEKNVTSLTTTLSRKVADAGSEKADSENKEANNFYATLSGNTGKLLFIDTDGLHIVSIDGYDKLKNEKTSAKEGLTTLDQLQAYNEFHKLTDNQKIYYMNETDSDKSKDYMNILNSSIKNDYLRYLANSSLISGISDAPVAFDIVGELKTWVSVTSSTDTETYWMTAVFDYFKKITTKTKETNSTEEIEGFIGKLIQFSQDDAPNEEGDKTAKSMKRWVTNKVKVAQSNLYVAPQIAFAEKYKTWVKTIRSNTTTGYPKTVIENSKFGVEKIGQEVAKIWPEDGKIVAKQPEATKNSINNNLFYYTFNKIGGMQ, encoded by the coding sequence GTGAAAAAATTGTTAACACTACTCGGAAGTTTAACACTTGTAACAAGTGCTGCGAATGCTGCAATTGCGTGTGGAACTTACGATATTAAAAAAGACGGTAACTCAGTTATTGCAAAATTTTTAAAAAGTTTAAATGGAAAAGCAGAACTAGATGCATCAGATGTTTTGTGAGATTTGATTAGTAGTTCTGGTCCATCAAACAGAGAAACATTTCTAATTGAAATGCTTCAATTAATGAACGTTTCATTATTAGCTAATTCAAATACATATTTTGGAAAAGATGGCACATTAAAATTAGATGAAAGCAATCCTGTTTATAACAAAGGATTAGCAGACACTTTAATTTATAGATGAGATTCTTTAAATAAAGCAGTCGATCAACAAATTACACGTGAAAAAGAATCATATAAAGTTAAACACGGTAAAAAATGAGAAGATAAATGAAAAGATATGCTTTATGAAAAATATACTGTATATCAAAACAAGAAAAAAGAAATGGATCAAGATTTCTTAGAAAAAAAATATAAAGCAAATATTTTACTTACAGATACAAACAACAATGCAACTAAAGCTATTTTAGATGTTTTATTAAACACTGATAGTTATGGTGTTACATGAGTTTCTGTTCAAACTGTAAAAAATAAGTTTGATAAATTAAATGATGTAAAAAATGATGCTAATAAATTTAATGCAGTTTTTGATGCTGATAAAAAAGCAATAAGTCAAATTCAAAACTCAACTAAGACTAAAACAAGTGAGTGAATTAAATATGATGATAGCTTAACAGCAGATCAAGCAAAAGCTATCATATCAGGAATTGAAAAATCTAAAATAGTTTGTGATGTTCCCGAAGATATAGACCAATGAGTTGCAACTTCAAGTTCAACTAGAAAAGGAATGTTAAGTAATTCACAAATTTATTTTTTAGAAAAATTCTATCAAGTAAAAGCACCTTTAGCTATAAGTGAAATTACAGTACCTTTTGCAACTAATGGTAAATTTGATGATGGTATTAGTTATGAAGACTTTAAAGGTGATAATAATACGAATGCTATTGATTTATCAAAATTATTAATGAGTCTTCAAACTGGTGGAAACACATTTTGAACAGAAGCTGCTAGAAACTCAAGCAAGTTAAACACTGGATCAATGAAAAAATATGATAAATTGTTAACATTAAAATCTACAGATTTTTCTGATTCTTTAAAAAGTGTAGTATACGACTATGTTTTAGGTACAACTGTTAAAGGTGGTATAACAGAATTAAAATTTGAAGATGGCGAATATGAAAAGAATGTTACATCTTTAACTACTACTTTATCTAGAAAAGTAGCTGATGCTGGAAGCGAAAAAGCAGACAGCGAAAACAAAGAAGCTAATAACTTTTATGCGACTTTATCAGGTAATACTGGTAAATTACTTTTCATTGATACTGATGGTCTTCATATCGTTTCAATTGATGGATATGACAAATTAAAAAACGAAAAAACAAGCGCAAAAGAAGGTTTAACTACTTTAGATCAGTTACAAGCATACAATGAATTTCATAAATTAACAGATAATCAAAAAATTTATTATATGAATGAAACAGATAGTGATAAGTCAAAAGACTATATGAATATTTTAAATAGTTCAATTAAAAACGATTATTTAAGATATTTAGCAAATAGTTCATTGATTAGTGGAATTTCAGATGCTCCAGTTGCTTTTGATATTGTTGGAGAGTTAAAAACATGGGTTTCTGTAACAAGCTCAACAGACACTGAGACTTATTGAATGACTGCTGTATTTGATTACTTTAAAAAAATAACAACTAAAACTAAAGAAACTAATAGTACAGAAGAAATTGAAGGATTTATTGGAAAACTAATTCAGTTCAGTCAAGATGATGCGCCTAACGAGGAAGGTGACAAAACTGCAAAATCAATGAAACGTTGAGTTACAAATAAAGTTAAAGTAGCTCAATCAAACCTTTATGTTGCACCTCAAATTGCTTTTGCTGAAAAATATAAAACTTGAGTAAAAACTATTAGATCAAATACAACAACTGGTTATCCTAAAACTGTAATTGAAAATAGTAAATTTGGTGTTGAAAAAATTGGACAAGAAGTAGCGAAAATATGACCAGAGGATGGTAAAATTGTTGCTAAACAACCAGAAGCAACAAAAAATAGCATAAATAATAATTTATTTTATTACACTTTTAACAAAATTGGAGGTATGCAATAA